The DNA window CTGTTTGTAGCCGCCGAACGGGGCGTCGGGACCGAAGTAGTTGCCGCCGTTGATGCTGAAGGTGCCGCTGCGGATCCGCCGAGCGAGCGCGAGCGCACGGTCGGCGTCCGCGCTGAACACCGCGCCGGACAGACCATAGATGGAGTTGTTGGCGATCCGCACGGCATCGTCCTCGTCGTCGAAGGGGATGACGACGAGTACCGGTCCGAAGACCTCTTCCTGCGCGATTTCGCTGTCCGGGTCCACACCGGCGAGCAGAGTCGGGGCGTAGAAGAAGCCCGGATCGACCTTCGTTCCGCCGGCTACCAGCTTCGCCCCGGCCGCGACCGCGCGCTCGACCAGGCCGTGCACCTTGTCTCGCTGGCGCGCGCTGATCAACGGGCCCATATACGTTTTCGGGTTACCGGGATCGCCGTAGCTGACCCGCGCGAAATTGGCCGCGACCAACTCGACGATCTCGTCATGATGCTGCCGCGGCACCAACAGCCGCGAGGTGAGCGCACAGCCCTGCCCGGCGTGACTGCAGATGGTGAAGGCCGCGAACTGGGCCGCGGACTTGAATTCGGCATCGTCGAGCAGCACCATCGCGGACTTGCCGCCGAGCTCCAGGAAGACGCGCTTGAGCGATTCGCTCGCCGCCGCCATGATCTGGCGGCCAACCGGGGTCGAGCCGGTGAAGGTGATCAGATCCACGTCCGGATGGGTGGTCATCAGTTTGCCGGTCGCCACATCGGTGGAGGACAACACGTTCACCACGCCGGGCGGAATATCGGTGTGTTCGGCGATCAGCTCGCCCAGAGCGAGCGTGGCCAACGGGGTGTCCGGGGCGGCCTTGAGCACGACCGTGCAGCCTGCGGCCAGGGCGGGCATCAACTTGGCCAGCGCCAGCTGATGCGGATAGTTGTAGGCCACGATCGCGGAAACGACTCCGGCGGCTTCCTTTTCGACCCACCGGCGGTGCCGCAGGCCACGGGATTCGATCTCACCGAGGTCCTCGGTCAGCTGATACTCCGGCAGCAGATCGGCGTAGTAGCGGGCGATCTCGATCGGAACTTCGAGCTGATTGGCGTGGGTGAGCATGCGAGTGGCCCCGACCTCCGCGATGGTCAACTCGCGCAGATCCTCCACGTTCTCGCGCAACACCCGATGCAGCTGGTCGAGGCAGCGGGCGCGGAACTCGACATCCGTCGACCAGGTGGTGGTGTCGAAGGCCCGGCGCGCGGCGGCGATCGCCGCCTCGGTGTGCGCGAGCGTCGCGTCCGGCGCGTAGCCGTATACCTCGCCCGTGGCGGGATTGAGCGATTCGAACGTCTGCTCGGTCGCGATGAGCTGCCCATCGATGAGAAGCCGTTTGGTGACTGCCGTGGTCGCCGCTTGGTCGCCTACCGGCTCGGTGTCCTGGGATGGCATCCCGTCTCCTCGCTGAGTATGGAAATTTGATTCTCAAATTGAGAGAATAATGTATCCGACGAACGCGAACAGTAGCAATGGAACACCGGCCCGGATAGCCCCCTCGACGCCACCGGCGGACACGCCATGCCCGACGCAGCCTCCGGGCCTTGCGGACGGATACTGGACGAGAGTACGGTTCTCCAAACTGGAAGGGAGATTCTTGTGATCGACGCTACAGCGGAGGCCAAGCCATGAAAACCGCAGTAGTCACCGGAGGCGGATCCGGAATCGGCCTGGCCATCGCGCACCGGCTGCGCGCCGATGGCTATCACGTCGCCACCCTCGACCTGCGGCCGACCGAAACAGAATTCGCGCACACCGCCGACGTCTCCGACCGTACCCAGGTGCAGGCCGCGCTCGAGGCGATCCGCGCACAACTCGGCCCGGTCACGGTCCTGGTCAACGCGGCGGGCCTGGACGGCGTCAAGCGCTTCGGCAAGCTCACCTTCGAAGAGTGGCACCGGGTGATCGATGTCAACCTCAACGGCGTTTTCCATTGCATCCAGGCTGTGCTGCCCGATATGCGGGAGGCCGGCTGGGGGCGCATCGTGAATATCTCGTCCTCCAGCGCGCATTCGGGCCAGCCGTTCATGTCGCACTATGTCTCGGCCAAATCGGCGGTCAACGGGCTGACCAAATCGCTGGCACTCGAGCTCGGGCCGTGGGGCATCACCGTCAACGCGGTACCGCCCGGATTCGTCGACACCCCCATGCTGCGCAAGGCCGAAGCCGCCAACCTCCTCGGCGGAACGATCGAAGAACACATTCAGCGCACCCCGGTGCGGCGCGTCGGACGTCCCGAAGATATCGCCGCCGCCTGTTCGTTCCTGATCTCCGAGGAGGCCGGCTACATCACCGGTCAGATCCTCGGCGTCAACGGCGGCCGCAACACCTAGAAACACGCCCGCCGGTTCCGGTGGGCCGCACGACAAATATCTGAAAGGACCCACCAGTGGGACGTGTAGAGGGCAAGGTCGCCTTTATCACCGGCGCCGCCCGTGGCCAGGGCCGCAGCCATGCGGTGAAGCTGGCGTCGGAGGGCGCCGACATCATCGCCGTCGACATCTGCCGCGATATCGAAACGATCCAATATCCGTTGTCGCGCCCG is part of the Nocardia sp. NBC_00565 genome and encodes:
- a CDS encoding aldehyde dehydrogenase family protein; the protein is MPSQDTEPVGDQAATTAVTKRLLIDGQLIATEQTFESLNPATGEVYGYAPDATLAHTEAAIAAARRAFDTTTWSTDVEFRARCLDQLHRVLRENVEDLRELTIAEVGATRMLTHANQLEVPIEIARYYADLLPEYQLTEDLGEIESRGLRHRRWVEKEAAGVVSAIVAYNYPHQLALAKLMPALAAGCTVVLKAAPDTPLATLALGELIAEHTDIPPGVVNVLSSTDVATGKLMTTHPDVDLITFTGSTPVGRQIMAAASESLKRVFLELGGKSAMVLLDDAEFKSAAQFAAFTICSHAGQGCALTSRLLVPRQHHDEIVELVAANFARVSYGDPGNPKTYMGPLISARQRDKVHGLVERAVAAGAKLVAGGTKVDPGFFYAPTLLAGVDPDSEIAQEEVFGPVLVVIPFDDEDDAVRIANNSIYGLSGAVFSADADRALALARRIRSGTFSINGGNYFGPDAPFGGYKQSGIGRESGVAGLEEFLESKTYAAVIA
- a CDS encoding SDR family NAD(P)-dependent oxidoreductase; translated protein: MKTAVVTGGGSGIGLAIAHRLRADGYHVATLDLRPTETEFAHTADVSDRTQVQAALEAIRAQLGPVTVLVNAAGLDGVKRFGKLTFEEWHRVIDVNLNGVFHCIQAVLPDMREAGWGRIVNISSSSAHSGQPFMSHYVSAKSAVNGLTKSLALELGPWGITVNAVPPGFVDTPMLRKAEAANLLGGTIEEHIQRTPVRRVGRPEDIAAACSFLISEEAGYITGQILGVNGGRNT